A single window of Nasonia vitripennis strain AsymCx chromosome 4, Nvit_psr_1.1, whole genome shotgun sequence DNA harbors:
- the LOC100678965 gene encoding CCA tRNA nucleotidyltransferase 1, mitochondrial isoform X2, protein MPNEKIPPHRSDPVIKTLDSPEFKSIFTPELNTLSDIFKRHNYELRVAGGAVRDILMGKHPKDLDFATTATPVEMKEMFTKEEVRMINCNGEKHGTITSRINDKENFEVTTLRVDVVTDGRHADVVFTTDWLLDASRRDLTINSMFLDLDGKVYDYFYGYDDLMKRRVAFVGEPAQRICEDFLRIFRYFRFYGRIADVPDNHDEKTITAIKENVKGLEIISGERIWSEWSKILAGNFHRELTLKLIECGCSKYMGLPENLNLEHFNKICLNAQKNNVKLRPISLIAALLHTEEEVLQLFMRLRFPNFDRNLALFIVQHREEKLCENPLKPYQRVVLKTIGKVSDVREFVSELLRYKGSLDLLEEFEKWDSRFPINGGMVKPYVENPKVIGEVINRLKDIWLDSNCEMPVEKLQKHIPDIAAEASLEHKERVEKFKADKEKGRREKKKSVSN, encoded by the exons ATGCCTAATGAAAAGATACCACCTCATCGGAGCGATCCAGTTATTAAAACACTGGATTCGCCAGAATTCAAGTCTATTTTTACACCAGAACTGAATACGTTATCTGACATATTTAAAAGGCACAATTATGAATTAAGAGTAGCTGGTGGAGCAGTGCGAGATATACTGATGGGTAAACATCCTAAAGATTTGGACTTTGCAACAACGGCTACTCCTGTTGAAATGAAGGAAATGTTCACAAAGGAAGAGGTCAGAATGATTAATTGCAATGGAGAGAAACATGGTACAATTACATCTAGGATAAATGACAAGGAAAATTTTGAAGTCACTACTCTTCGAGTAGATGTTGTGACAGATGGACGACATGCTGATGTTGTATTTACTACTGACTGGCTGCTGGATGCAAGCAGAAGAGATCTTACAATTAACTCAATGTTTTTGGATCTAGATGGAAAAGtgtatgattatttttatggaTACGATGATCTTATGAAAAGAAGAGTAGCATTTGTAGGGGAACCTGCACAGAGGATATGCGAAGACTTTTTAAGGATCTTTAG GTACTTCCGGTTTTATGGAAGAATAGCAGATGTCCCAGATAACCACGATGAAAAAACAATCACTGCTATTAAGGAAAATGTCAAGGGTTTGGAGATCATTTCCGGAGAACGAATATGGAGTGAATGGAGTAAAATTTTGGCAGGAAACTTTCACAGAGAGTTAACTTTAAAATTGATAGAATGTGGATGTTCCAAATACATGGGTCTACCCGAAAATCTCAATTTGGAGCATTTTAACAAAATCTGTCTGAATGCtcagaaaaataatgtaaaattgcGGCCTATCTCTCTAATAGCTGCTTTGTTACATACCGAAGAAGAAGTGTTGCAACTATTCATGAGGCTCAGGTTTCCCAATTTCGACAGAAACCTGGCTCTTTTTATTGTACAACATCGAGAAGAAAAGCTATGCGAAAATCCTTTAAAACCATATCAAAGGGTGGTACTAAAAACCATAGGTAAGGTGTCAGATGTACGAGAATTCGTAAGTGAATTATTGAGGTACAAAGGGTCTCTAGATCTGCTGGAAGAGTTTGAAAAATGGGATTCGCGTTTCCCGATAAATGGCGGTATGGTGAAGCCCTACGTGGAAAATCCCAAAGTAATAGGCGAAGTAATCAACAGATTAAAAGACATTTGGCTGGACAGTAACTGTGAAATGCCTGTAGAAAAGTTACAGAAGCACATACCAGATATTGCTGCAGAGGCATCATTGGAACACAAGGAAAGGgtagaaaaattcaaagccgacaaagagaaaggaagaagagaaaagaagaagtcGGTATCCAATTGa
- the LOC100115367 gene encoding protein ST7 homolog yields the protein MALLFTSMWDSTMFLSTLTPKFYVALTGTSSLISGLILIFEWWYFRKYGTSFIEQVSLNHISPWIGGGDNGSESSSSSNVSNTNSTNQQNVPECKVWRNPINLFRGAEYQRFYWATNKEPLTYYDMNLSAQDHQTFFTCEGDTGKAEYEIMQTAWRERNPVVRIKAAHSALERNPDCAPAYILLAEEEATTILEAEKILKQALKVAENNYRKSQNTQHQGSIAEAIHRRDTNVLIYVKRRLAMCARKLGKLKEAVKMFRDLTKEVPPIMNVLNIHENLIEALLEMQAYADVQAVLAKYDDISLPKSATICYTAALLKARLVADKFSPDIASKRGLTTAEMSAVEAIHRAVEFNPHVPKYLLEMKPLILPPEHVLKRGDSEAIAYAFFHLPHWKQMEGALNLLHCTWEGTFRMLPYPLERGHLFYPYPTCTECADRELLPSFHDVSVYPKKELPFFILFTAGLCSFTALVALLTHQYPDTMGVVARAMLAWFSLPFHYVLDKLEAVLPSNLLQQLSRI from the coding sequence ATGGCCCTTTTATTCACAAGTATGTGGGACTCGACAATGTTCCTTAGTACACTAACACCAAAATTTTATGTTGCTCTTACGGGAACATCTTCACTCATATCTGGCTTAATATTGATATTTGAGTGGTGGTACTTTCGAAAGTATGGCACATCATTTATCGAACAGGTATCCTTAAATCATATTTCTCCATGGATTGGTGGTGGAGATAATGGATCCGAAAGTAGTAGTAGCTCAAATGTAAGCAATACAAATTCTACTAACCAACAAAATGTACCAGAATGTAAAGTTTGGCGAAATCCAATCAACTTATTCAGAGGAGCagaatatcaaaggttttacTGGGCGACAAATAAAGAGCCCTTGACATATTATGATATGAACTTATCGGCTCAAGATCATCAAACCTTTTTTACATGTGAAGGTGACACAGGAAAAGCTGAATATGAAATCATGCAAACTGCTTGGAGAGAACGCAATCCTGTAGTGCGCATAAAAGCAGCTCACAGTGCTTTGGAGCGTAATCCAGACTGTGCACCAGCTTATATTCTACTGGCTGAAGAAGAAGCTACTACTATTTTAGAAGctgaaaaaattctcaaacAAGCTCTCAAGGTAGCAGAGAACAATTACAGAAAGTCACAAAATACTCAGCATCAAGGCTCTATCGCAGAAGCTATTCACAGAAGGGATACAAATGTACTCATTTATGTGAAGAGAAGACTTGCCATGTGTGCCAGAAAACTAGGTAAACTAAAAGAAGCTGTCAAAATGTTTAGAGACCTGACAAAAGAAGTACCTCCAATTATGAATGTCCTGAACATTCATGAGAATCTCATAGAGGCACTTTTAGAAATGCAAGCGTACGCAGATGTGCAAGCAGTATTAGCCAAATACGATGACATAAGTTTGCCCAAATCAGCAACGATATGTTACACAGCAGCCCTCCTGAAGGCAAGGTTAGTAGCCGACAAATTCTCTCCAGACATAGCTAGCAAAAGAGGTCTCACCACAGCTGAGATGTCAGCAGTCGAAGCCATTCACAGAGCTGTGGAGTTCAATCCACATGTTCCCAAGTACCTGTTGGAGATGAAGCCTCTCATACTTCCACCTGAGCACGTACTAAAAAGAGGAGACTCAGAAGCAATAGCCTACGCCTTCTTCCACTTGCCTCACTGGAAACAAATGGAAGGTGCGCTAAACCTGCTGCACTGTACCTGGGAGGGTACCTTCAGAATGCTACCCTATCCGCTGGAGAGAGGACATCTGTTCTATCCGTATCCGACTTGCACAGAATGCGCGGATCGTGAGCTTCTACCTTCGTTCCACGACGTGAGCGTCTATCCGAAGAAAGAATTGCCCTTTTTCATCCTGTTCACGGCTGGATTGTGCTCGTTCACGGCCTTGGTAGCACTTTTGACGCACCAGTACCCGGACACCATGGGAGTCGTGGCCAGGGCCATGCTCGCCTGGTTCTCATTGCCGTTTCACTATGTCCTCGACAAGCTGGAGGCCGTTCTACCTTCGAATCTCCTGCAGCAGCTCTCTAGAATATAA
- the LOC103316171 gene encoding paramyosin-like, producing MDVEEEDEEDEEEEEVSTCAGPCYEEELSSQSTADQEQPRGRNYCCCCCHYDPFEEEEEQDDDSRIRDPSFALRKLKVMKCQMRKWRLERPQLESRVRSLSLALQALGGDAQEVLAKTDPLAAHYREESQRLELRKDQLEDEVRDLRETLAERDCCEEQPCDAVAHVREKIWAVRLRAAEEKRELRRAISDLRQKLEEAREDSSCSALNRLRGKLRELTRDGEKAAGGDQHAMRLSSAALEKSIETMAELTTSCDQLKRENERLLAEVEGLKKEIKADTADEEKFVKEDDLEASAAEISELANRVRSCESTATQMRLQLAEKDETINELQKKLYAERRGSQQLERDLERTLVSQRGFVAESDAMKAELADKDQKVSQLQRDLRQSVVATQALTDLESELERLRPELRELETQRDEMLVELSELRRELSSRNDQIDQLLEERDRQRTTFENELEKVVSESRNAQDKHDQLVQENEALRERVNQLENELETRRRELEAAMQQHRSEISDLRGELANSRSENESLRATTNELRQADQERRSLADKNAELLDKLNRASADVDRLTASLDELQKSSGSEAAASRQKTTELKEALEKQNIVVTKLGREKEELSATLKNLENDSRKLQEERDALQRSLRELEEKLAESKRGNEASQREIEELANRANEAKEALEKASGELRQAKGDGQSTKRQLDESRKELENSRADVDDLRKAKDELKSRLDASEALAVKLRAEVDSLSSENADLTAERDRLRADRVRLSDELEHSENRLVELQEALANTAANKDRLERELGDLKWQLDKLRKDLNAELIVRKESQDKLETANAEIERLKSRIAELEASQASLSAELNNLRNELALLATENGQFKSEAERLRSETGKARRQSAHLRSELSKLQSAGSASSAVREPIDGPSKSRDDAPKPKKEESKPRKDAAPKPKDEQRRSRARAEQADKSPLDNGFDPKASEALRSEMQSQIEGVNRVRGFISYVEGKAAAKPPMTTTAELPRRDKTDWQSSPRVGELFESSRKLSEAILKAELEIQRLEKASNPAIDEPRTVADETPVDKQLAGQLSDKPMEGDGEAPEEATSSDFDADAWLQSLTLTELAELHGRICLLTSNMIQDDEGRDLLDARMAALQRQIAEKQLEATTRAEEMQRAVMREQAQLIRISDEMNRERELNLAIRLMSGQDRRLTPEAVVCCAREDCLRAGCTGDFDPSSVRRK from the exons ATGGACGTCGAGGAGGAGGATGAGGAggatgaggaggaggaggaggtaaGCACGTGTGCTGGCCCCTGCTACGAGGAGGAGCTTTCGTCGCAGTCAACAGCCGATCAAGAGCAGCCTCGAGGCCGgaactactgctgctgctgctgtcatTACGATCCGttcgaggaggaggaggagcaggACGACGACTCGCGCATTCGGGATCCGAGCTTCGCCCTGAGGAAGCTCAAGGTGATGAAGTGCCAGATGAGGAAGTGGCGGCTCGAACGTCCGCAGCTCGAGAGCCGGGTTAGGTCTCTGAGTCTGGCACTGCAGGCGCTAG GCGGCGACGCGCAGGAAGTGCTCGCAAAGACGGACCCTCTGGCGGCGCACTATCGCGAAGAGAGCCAGCGCCTCGAGCTTCGGAAAGACCAGCTCGAGGACGAGGTTCGGGATCTGCGCGAGACGCTGGCCGAGCGTGACTGCTGCGAGGAGCAGCCCTGCGACGCTGTCGCCCACGTCCGAGAGAAGATCTGGGCCGTGAGGCTTCGAGCcgccgaggagaagagaga ACTGCGACGGGCGATAAGCGATCTCCGCCAGAAGCTCGAGGAGGCGCGGGAGGATAGCTCCTGCTCGGCGCTGAATCGTTTGCGCGGCAAGCTGCGCGAGCTGACCCGCGATGGGGAAAAGGCTGCCGGCGGTGATCAGCATGCGATGCGGCTGTCCTCGGCCGCGCTCGAGAAATCGATCGAGACGATGGCCGAGTTGACGACGAGCTGCGACCAACTgaagcgcgagaacgagcggctCCTCGCCGAGGTCGAGGGTCTCAA GAAGGAGATAAAGGCCGACACCGCGGACGAGGAGAAGTTCGTGAAGGAGGACGATCTCGAGGCGAGCGCCGCCGAGATAAGCGAGCTGGCGAACCGGGTGCGCAGCTGCGAGTCGACGGCCACGCAGATGCGGCTCCAGCTGGCCGAGAAGGACGAGACGATTAACGAGCTGCAGAAGAAACTGTACGCCGAGAGGCGCGGCTCGCAACAGCTCGAGCGCGACCTCGAGCGGACGCTAGTGAGTCAGCGCGGTTTCGTCGCCGAGAGCGACGCGATGAAAGCCGAGCTTGCCGACAAAGACCAAAAG GTGTCGCAGCTACAGCGCGACCTGCGCCAGTCGGTGGTGGCCACGCAGGCACTTACCGATCTCGAGTCCGAGCTCGAAAGACTTCGGCCAGAACTGCGGGAACTGGAGACGCAGCGGGACGAGATGCTGGTCGAGCTGTCCGAGCTCAGGCGCGAGCTGTCCTCGCGGAACGATCAGATAGACCAGCTGCTTGAGGAACGAGATCGGCAGAGAACGACGTTCGAGAACGAACTGGAGAAGGTCGTTTCAGAGTCGCGGAATGCCCAGGATAAGCACGACCAGCTCGTTCAGGAAAACGAAGCTCTGCGCGAGCGAGTTAACCAGTTGGAGAACGAGCTCGAGACGAGGCGACGGGAACTCGAGGCTGCGATG CAGCAGCATCGTTCCGAGATCAGCGATCTCCGCGGCGAACTGGCCAATTCGAGATCGGAGAATGAAAGTTTGAGAGCCACGACGAACGAGTTGCGTCAGGCGGACCAGGagcgtcgctcgctcgcagacAAAAACGCCGAGCTACTGGATAAATTAAACCGAGCTAGCGCCGACGTTGACCGATTGACCGCGAGTTTAGACGAGCTGCAAAAAAGTTCGGGGTCAGAGGCGGCGGCGTCGAGGCAGAAGACCACGGAGTTGAAAGAGGCGCTGGAGAAGCAGAACATCGTGGTGACGAAGCTCGGCCGGGAAAAGGAGGAGCTTTCGGCGACGCTGAAGAATTTAGAGAACGATTCGAGAAAGCTGCAGGAAGAGAGGGACGCGTTGCAGAGGAGCTTGAGGGAGCTGGAGGAAAAACTGGCCGAGTCGAAGAGGGGCAACGAGGCGTCGCAGAGGGAGATCGAGGAACTGGCAAACCGGGCGAACGAGGCGAAGGAGGCTCTGGAGAAAGCGAGCGGTGAGCTGCGCCAGGCGAAGGGCGACGGCCAGTCTACCAAGAGGCAGCTGGACGAGTCGAGAAAAGAGCTCGAGAACAGCAGGGCCGACGTCGACGATCTGAG AAAAGCGAAGGACGAGTTGAAATCTAGGCTCGACGCCTCGGAAGCTCTCGCCGTCAAGCTTCGAGCCGAGGTGGACTCGCTCAGCTCGGAGAACGCTGACCTGACGGCCGAGCGCGACCGGTTGAGAGCCGATCGCGTGAGACTGAGCGACGAGCTCGAGCACAGCGAAAACCGACTCGTCGAGCTGCAGGAGGCTCTGGCTAATACCGCCGCTAACAAGGACAGGCTGGAGCGAGAACTGGGTGATCTCAAGTGGCAGCTCGACAAGCTGCGCAAGGACCTGAACGCCGAGCTGATCGTCAGAAAGGAAAGCCAGGATAAGTTGGAGACGGCCAACGCAGAAATTGAGAG GTTAAAATCCAGAATAGCCGAGCTCGAAGCGAGTCAGGCCTCGCTCTCGGCTGAGCTGAACAACCTGCGCAACGAGCTCGCGCTACTCGCCACCGAGAACGGCCAGTTCAAGTCGGAGGCCGAAAGACTGAGGTCCGAGACGGGCAAAGCGCGCAGGCAGTCGGCCCACTTGCGCAGCGAGCTGTCGAAACTGCAAAGTGCCGGCAGCGCCTCTTCAGCCGTCCGAGAGCCAATCGATGGGCCGTCGAAATCGAGGGACGACGCACCGAAGCCGAAGAAGGAGGAGTCGAAACCGAGGAAAGACGCTGCGCCGAAGCCTAAGGACGAGCAAAGGagatcgagagcgagagctgaGCAGGCAGACAAGAGCCCGCTCGATAATGGCTTTGACCCGAAGGCGAGCGAGGCACTCAGGAGCGAGATGCAGTCGCAAATCGAAG GCGTGAATAGGGTTCGTGGCTTTATAAGCTACGTGGAGGGCAAGGCAGCGGCGAAGCCGCCGATGACGACCACCGCGGAGTTGCCTCGCAGGGACAAGACCGACTGGCAATCATCTCCGCGAGTCGGTGAGCTCTTCGAAAGTTCGCGGAAACTATCGGAGGCGATCCTCAAGGCCGAGCTCGAGATTCAAAGGCTCGAAAAAGCATCCAATCCCGCGATCGACGAGCCAAGAACCGTCGCGGATGAGACGCCCGTCGATAAGCAGCTAGCCGGCCAACTTTCG GATAAGCCGATGGAAGGTGACGGCGAAGCGCCGGAAGAGGCAACTTCGAGCGACTTCGACGCGGACGCGTGGCTGCAA TCTCTGACGCTGACAGAACTAGCCGAGCTCCACGGCCGCATCTGCCTGCTGACCTCCAACATGATCCAGGACGACGAGGGCCGCGATTTGCTGGACGCTCGGATGGCAGCGCTGCAACGCCAGATCGCGGAGAAGCAGCTCGAAGCTACGACGCGAGCCGAAGAGATGCAGAGGGCGGTGATGCGCGAACAGGCCCAACTGATCAGAATATCCGACGAGATGAACCGCGAACGCGAGCTGAATCTGGCGATCAGACTTATGAG CGGCCAGGACAGGCGGTTAACGCCGGAGGCGGTCGTCTGTTGCGCCCGGGAGGACTGCCTTCGCGCCGGCTGCACCGGTGACTTTGATCCGAGCTCGGTCCGCCGGAAATGA
- the LOC100115914 gene encoding uncharacterized protein LOC100115914: MSASFYLVCAVAIFPLSSLEGHINVKFEDVNVDYVNDEYIDEDTFDLAVNYINKTYNTLRCKVRVVKKFPDDLRISLKVYAYALNDFRIPMGISVNISICDVKTAPILVMPFISAIGGDPDKCGPDEGEYGNEDFYPVDPKMLPSVFPRNQYRLNIVIDSPSLTILKVQFYVQIS, encoded by the exons ATGTCTGCCTCGTTCTACCTCGTTTGCGCTGTAGCGATTTTTCCACTGTCGAGCCTCGAGGGCCAC ATAAACGTCAAATTCGAGGACGTCAACGTCGATTACGTCAACGACGAGTACATCGACGAGGACACGTTCGATCTTGCTGTGAACTACATTAACAAAACTTACAACACCTTGAGGTGCAAGGTCAGAGTCGTTAAGAAGTTTCCGGACGATCTTCGC ATATCACTTAAGGTGTATGCCTACGCCTTGAACGATTTTCGAATACCCATGGGCATCAGCGTGAACATTTCGATTTGCGACGTGAAGACGGCGCCCATTCTCGTGATGCCGTTCATCAGCGCGATCGGCGGCGACCCGGATAAGTGCGGCCCCGACGAG GGCGAATACGGAAACGAAGACTTCTACCCGGTCGACCCGAAGATGCTGCCCAGCGTGTTCCCTCGAAACCAGTACCGCTTGAACATCGTAATAGACAGTCCATCCCTGACGATCCTGAAGGTTCAATTCTACGTGCAAATATCATGA
- the LOC100678965 gene encoding CCA tRNA nucleotidyltransferase 1, mitochondrial isoform X1, which translates to MLILNTFTKKFECLCKREHINIIRRLLSENQWIKRKMPNEKIPPHRSDPVIKTLDSPEFKSIFTPELNTLSDIFKRHNYELRVAGGAVRDILMGKHPKDLDFATTATPVEMKEMFTKEEVRMINCNGEKHGTITSRINDKENFEVTTLRVDVVTDGRHADVVFTTDWLLDASRRDLTINSMFLDLDGKVYDYFYGYDDLMKRRVAFVGEPAQRICEDFLRIFRYFRFYGRIADVPDNHDEKTITAIKENVKGLEIISGERIWSEWSKILAGNFHRELTLKLIECGCSKYMGLPENLNLEHFNKICLNAQKNNVKLRPISLIAALLHTEEEVLQLFMRLRFPNFDRNLALFIVQHREEKLCENPLKPYQRVVLKTIGKVSDVREFVSELLRYKGSLDLLEEFEKWDSRFPINGGMVKPYVENPKVIGEVINRLKDIWLDSNCEMPVEKLQKHIPDIAAEASLEHKERVEKFKADKEKGRREKKKSVSN; encoded by the exons ATGTTGATATTAAATACTTTCACTAAAAAATTCGAATGTCTTTGCAAACGTGAACATATTAAC ATTATCAGACGTCTGCTATCGGAGAATCAGTGGATAAAACGTAAGATGCCTAATGAAAAGATACCACCTCATCGGAGCGATCCAGTTATTAAAACACTGGATTCGCCAGAATTCAAGTCTATTTTTACACCAGAACTGAATACGTTATCTGACATATTTAAAAGGCACAATTATGAATTAAGAGTAGCTGGTGGAGCAGTGCGAGATATACTGATGGGTAAACATCCTAAAGATTTGGACTTTGCAACAACGGCTACTCCTGTTGAAATGAAGGAAATGTTCACAAAGGAAGAGGTCAGAATGATTAATTGCAATGGAGAGAAACATGGTACAATTACATCTAGGATAAATGACAAGGAAAATTTTGAAGTCACTACTCTTCGAGTAGATGTTGTGACAGATGGACGACATGCTGATGTTGTATTTACTACTGACTGGCTGCTGGATGCAAGCAGAAGAGATCTTACAATTAACTCAATGTTTTTGGATCTAGATGGAAAAGtgtatgattatttttatggaTACGATGATCTTATGAAAAGAAGAGTAGCATTTGTAGGGGAACCTGCACAGAGGATATGCGAAGACTTTTTAAGGATCTTTAG GTACTTCCGGTTTTATGGAAGAATAGCAGATGTCCCAGATAACCACGATGAAAAAACAATCACTGCTATTAAGGAAAATGTCAAGGGTTTGGAGATCATTTCCGGAGAACGAATATGGAGTGAATGGAGTAAAATTTTGGCAGGAAACTTTCACAGAGAGTTAACTTTAAAATTGATAGAATGTGGATGTTCCAAATACATGGGTCTACCCGAAAATCTCAATTTGGAGCATTTTAACAAAATCTGTCTGAATGCtcagaaaaataatgtaaaattgcGGCCTATCTCTCTAATAGCTGCTTTGTTACATACCGAAGAAGAAGTGTTGCAACTATTCATGAGGCTCAGGTTTCCCAATTTCGACAGAAACCTGGCTCTTTTTATTGTACAACATCGAGAAGAAAAGCTATGCGAAAATCCTTTAAAACCATATCAAAGGGTGGTACTAAAAACCATAGGTAAGGTGTCAGATGTACGAGAATTCGTAAGTGAATTATTGAGGTACAAAGGGTCTCTAGATCTGCTGGAAGAGTTTGAAAAATGGGATTCGCGTTTCCCGATAAATGGCGGTATGGTGAAGCCCTACGTGGAAAATCCCAAAGTAATAGGCGAAGTAATCAACAGATTAAAAGACATTTGGCTGGACAGTAACTGTGAAATGCCTGTAGAAAAGTTACAGAAGCACATACCAGATATTGCTGCAGAGGCATCATTGGAACACAAGGAAAGGgtagaaaaattcaaagccgacaaagagaaaggaagaagagaaaagaagaagtcGGTATCCAATTGa